The Crocosphaera subtropica ATCC 51142 genome includes a window with the following:
- the clpS gene encoding ATP-dependent Clp protease adapter ClpS → MTTEVIEKRSSSTSTVRKPAPRYRVLLHNDDFNSMEYVVQTLMQTVSGMTQPQAVDIMMEAHTNGTALVITCALEPAEFYCETLKNHGLTSTIEPDE, encoded by the coding sequence ATGACAACAGAAGTAATCGAAAAACGGTCTTCGTCCACCTCTACGGTTCGTAAACCAGCCCCTCGGTATCGGGTTTTACTCCATAATGACGACTTCAACTCTATGGAATATGTGGTTCAAACCTTGATGCAAACCGTATCGGGAATGACCCAACCCCAAGCCGTTGATATTATGATGGAAGCTCATACCAATGGAACTGCTTTGGTGATTACTTGTGCTTTAGAACCAGCAGAATTTTATTGTGAAACATTAAAAAATCACGGTTTAACCAGCACCATTGAACCAGACGAGTAA
- a CDS encoding CPBP family intramembrane glutamic endopeptidase, with product MKLNFTIIANYPAPFRLGIFIIFLLLLWLPLAIPLYFLFKNDPNLTTIITMAILYLEFVALLFIWNKKVYKINYWWRDYGLVFTRKNGIELLNGLSLGLFFTFGLFIIEAILGWIEFVPPADNFTLILFEGLLSALGIGLAEELFFRGWLLEELKKDYRPKLFILLNGIIFATLHFLKPIEEIIRTFPQFPALFLLGITLVWAKMGHGNRIGVCIGLHGGLVWGYYILNVGKLVNYTNKVSPLITGIDNNPIAGIMGLIGLSLLSFLMKQKVQKSRI from the coding sequence TTGAAACTTAATTTCACCATAATTGCTAATTACCCAGCACCTTTTAGGCTGGGAATTTTTATAATTTTCCTCTTGCTTTTATGGCTTCCTCTAGCTATTCCTCTTTATTTTTTATTTAAAAATGATCCTAATTTAACTACGATAATAACGATGGCAATACTTTATTTAGAGTTTGTTGCTTTGTTATTTATTTGGAACAAAAAAGTTTATAAAATTAATTATTGGTGGCGAGACTATGGATTAGTATTTACTCGAAAAAATGGGATTGAGTTGCTCAATGGTTTAAGTTTAGGTTTATTTTTTACCTTTGGATTGTTTATTATAGAAGCAATTTTAGGGTGGATTGAATTTGTTCCACCTGCTGATAATTTTACCTTGATTCTTTTTGAAGGTTTATTAAGTGCTTTAGGGATTGGGTTAGCAGAAGAATTATTTTTTAGAGGTTGGTTATTAGAAGAACTAAAAAAAGATTATCGTCCGAAACTTTTTATTCTTTTAAACGGAATTATTTTTGCAACGTTACACTTTTTAAAGCCGATAGAAGAAATTATTAGGACGTTTCCGCAATTTCCGGCCCTATTTTTATTAGGAATTACATTAGTTTGGGCGAAAATGGGTCATGGTAACCGTATAGGTGTTTGTATTGGACTACATGGGGGTTTAGTGTGGGGATACTATATATTAAATGTAGGAAAATTAGTGAATTATACAAATAAAGTTTCTCCCTTAATAACAGGAATTGATAATAATCCCATTGCCGGCATTATGGGATTAATTGGATTAAGCTTGTTAAGTTTTTTGATGAAACAAAAAGTTCAAAAATCACGAATATAG
- a CDS encoding type IV pilin protein, which yields MIDHNSKRILRLLSNQSKSRGFTLLELLITVIIVGVLAAIAIPSLVGQVARSRETEAMTTIGALNRAQVAYRYEYGTFALIGETAGTIVIQPSQLEVPITSKYYSYRDIPLPGTDEERAKYGATALPEYTNSLKNYSGGIRYIASTNTFNTVLCRGNDHTEDNINNIRPILNIGSGGWTCFGNSTELK from the coding sequence ATGATTGACCACAATTCAAAACGAATACTCAGGTTATTGAGTAATCAATCTAAGTCACGAGGATTTACCCTATTAGAATTATTAATTACTGTGATTATTGTCGGTGTCCTTGCTGCTATAGCAATACCCAGTTTAGTTGGTCAAGTAGCTCGTTCTAGGGAAACAGAAGCGATGACAACCATCGGTGCGCTTAATCGCGCTCAAGTTGCTTACCGTTATGAATACGGAACCTTTGCATTAATCGGAGAAACGGCAGGGACAATAGTCATACAACCCTCTCAACTGGAAGTTCCCATAACTTCAAAATACTATTCTTATCGAGATATTCCCCTTCCAGGAACTGATGAAGAAAGAGCAAAGTATGGTGCAACAGCTTTACCTGAGTATACTAACAGTTTAAAAAATTATAGTGGGGGTATCAGATACATCGCTAGTACCAATACTTTTAACACCGTTCTTTGTCGAGGAAATGATCATACAGAAGACAACATCAATAATATTCGTCCTATCTTAAACATAGGATCAGGAGGATGGACTTGTTTTGGCAATAGTACAGAACTTAAATAA